DNA from Acidimicrobiales bacterium:
CCCCGGGCGGGCGGCGATGAGCCGGGTGACGACCTCGGCCAGCTGCTCGTGGTGGCGGACGCGGACGACCGCCACCAGATCGGCGGATTCCCCGGCGACCGAGTACACCTCGGACACACCCTCGGTGTCGGCCAGCTCCTCGGCCAGGTCGGCGATGCGGGCGGGCTCGGCGTCGATCAGCACGAAGGCGTGCAGCA
Protein-coding regions in this window:
- a CDS encoding Lrp/AsnC ligand binding domain-containing protein — protein: MLHAFVLIDAEPARIADLAEELADTEGVSEVYSVAGESADLVAVVRVRHHEQLAEVVTRLIAARPGIVSTSTLVAFRAYSRHDIEAMWDVGAGG